The following nucleotide sequence is from Helicobacter ganmani.
TGTCGCGCTCATTATATTCAAAGGGTGTGCTTTGTTGTTCAAGCGGGATTTGCTCTATCAACGCAAGCAGAGATTCATAATTTTTCTGACTTAAGGCAAGCAAATCGCTTTTGTTGGTAGGGCGTGGCATAGGTGTCCTTTGAACAAATCTCAAGGCATTATAAGATTCTAAGTTTGATTTATACTATTTTATGTTTTTAGAATCGTCACATATTGCTTTGCTTCTTTTGCATAAGGCAGAGTGTGCAAATCTTTAAAATGCACTTTTATAAGCTCCCGCGCATTTTTGGCAAAGAATTTCTCCATTGTTTTAAGCGTTTTTCGCGCTTGTTTTAAATCCCCTAGTTTATAGCATTTATAGAGACTTTTGCGCTCTTTAGGCTCTAAAAAATGGGGTAAAAACTTATATTCCTTGCCTAGAGAAAAAGCAAAATTATTTTGTCTTAATGCCACACGCCAAGAAAGCAAAATCAAAAGCCCCTCTCTCATCATCGCTAAATGTGCGTTTGCAAGGAGCACTTCGCCTCTTAAAATGTCCTTGTGTATGCAAACATAGCGCCAATAAAATTCATTGCAACAGTCCAAAAAGCTCTGTTTGGTTAGAGGCTTGATAAAAAACGCACTATCGCTTGGCTCATTGATAGGCATAAATTGATTATCTTTATCAAGCAAAACGCGCATTAGCCGCTCATTGTCCTTATACCATTCTATGTCCGCAAGGGGAATAAGGCTCAAATCTATGCGCACCCCATCATCAAAAAGCACTAAAAAGCTAAACCAACCCTCCCTTAAATCAGGCGGGTAAAGCTCCATAGCTTCAGGCTTTTGGAGCATTAAAATATTGCCAAAGATTTTAAGCCATTCCTCATCATTTTTAAAGGATTCTAAGTTTTTAGCGTTTAAGAAAAAAGAAATATCATAATCGCAAAATTTATCTTGCTTGATGTTGGGATTTGCCCTTGAACCCTCTAATGTAACCGCGCGGATAGAATCTGTGCGTTTGACAAAATCTAAAATAAGGGCGAAAATTTCTTTTTGCGTGCGCATTGTGGATTCTCCTTTTTAAAGGCTTAAATTTTGCTTTGCATTTTACTATAATAATTTGATGATTTAAAGGTGCAAGCTGCTTTGAAGTTTCTTACCCCATTTCGCACTAGAAATACTTAATAATAATCTGTTCAGTGTTTATTAAGATTTATATATTATAATATCAACATATATCAATATTATAATAAGGTAGTATTTTTTATGGAAAGTCAATTACTAGAATTTTTCAAATTTTTTGCCATTTATTTCGTTGAGTTATCACTCTTTTTTGTTGTCGTATCTGTTTTGATTGCTTTTTTAAACAATAGATACAAGAGCAGCTTTGAAAAGCATTTAGGCAAAGATTCTTATCTTAGTTATATAAAAGCTATTCTTTTGGGCTCTCTTACACCATTTTGTTCTTGTTCTACTATTCCCTTACTTCGTGCATTGCTTAAAACAAATGTAGTTTTTG
It contains:
- a CDS encoding aminoglycoside 6-adenylyltransferase; this translates as MRTQKEIFALILDFVKRTDSIRAVTLEGSRANPNIKQDKFCDYDISFFLNAKNLESFKNDEEWLKIFGNILMLQKPEAMELYPPDLREGWFSFLVLFDDGVRIDLSLIPLADIEWYKDNERLMRVLLDKDNQFMPINEPSDSAFFIKPLTKQSFLDCCNEFYWRYVCIHKDILRGEVLLANAHLAMMREGLLILLSWRVALRQNNFAFSLGKEYKFLPHFLEPKERKSLYKCYKLGDLKQARKTLKTMEKFFAKNARELIKVHFKDLHTLPYAKEAKQYVTILKT